ACGGATCCGACGGCACAGCTGCAAAAGTTCGGGTATTAATCGAAACAACAAATGGCGTACACAGCTGGACAACGATCGGTGTATCGGAAAATATCATTGAAGCAAGCTGTGAAGCCCTTGTTGATAGTTTCGAGTATTTCTTGATCAAATTCGATGCAAAACACGCAAGAGGGGAATTGGCAGAATCTGTGTCTGTCTAGCAATCCTCACTTTAAACGAGTAAATCTGGCAAAACCCTGTCCATCCTTTTACATTTTTTTGTAAATGTATGAACAGGGTTTTTCATTTCCGTCCGTTTCACATACTTCACACTTTTCTGGGCAAGTGCATACACTGCTGATTAAAGGAGGGGTATTCATGTTGCAAACACAAGCGGAAGCAAAAATAAGCCCGTTGCGCATGCTTGTAACATCCGGGATTGGACTGATGTTCGACAGCCTCGACGTTGGAATTCTCGCGTTCGTCGTCGTCGTATTAAAAAATGCCTGGCATTTGACAGCACAACAAGTAGGAATGCTAGGAAGCATCAATTTGGTAGGAATGGCTGTCGGAGCGGCAATGGCGGGTATGCTTGCAGATCGATTTGGCCGTAAAAACGTATTTTTATGGACATTGCTTGTATACAGTCTCGCAACAGGCGCCAGTGCATTGGCCGTCGGTTTCGCATCTTTGTTTGTTCTGCGGTTTTTGGTCGGATGGGGGCTTGGCGGAGAGTTGCCTGTAGCTACGACATTTGTACTTGAATCATCGCCGGAACAAGAGCGCGCACGAAGGGTTGTCTGGTTAGAATCTTTTTGGGCACTCGGTTCCTTGGTATCTGCCATTTTAAGCTACTTCGTCATTCCTACTCTCGGTTGGCGCATCGCTTTCTTAATCGGTGCAGTACCCGCATTATACGCCATTGTTTTGCGCAGAGAGCTGCCGGAATCACCGTTGTTCAAAAAATTGTCCAAAACGAAAAAAGAATCCCCATGGTCAAAATTTTCGCTGCTATGGAGTCAGACCAATCGCACCCAAACCATCGTCTTATGGGTATTGTGGTTTAGTATTTTATTCGCCTATTATGGCATGTTCTTATGGTTGCCGTCCATCATGGTAGGAAAAGGGTTTTCTGTCGTAAGAAGTTTTGGATATACATTGCTTATGACACTTGCCCAATTTCCCGGCTATATCAGTGCCGCTTATTTGGTGGAAACATGGGGCAGAAAGAAAGTATTGGTGTTGTATTCGATTTTATCCGCATTTTTTTCGTTGCTGTTCGGGTTCGCTCCCAACACGGCAGTCCTTTTAATCGCAGGACTTGGCTTATCATTTTTTAATCTTGGAGCAATCGGTTCCCTTTATGCATT
Above is a window of Fodinisporobacter ferrooxydans DNA encoding:
- a CDS encoding MFS transporter; this encodes MLQTQAEAKISPLRMLVTSGIGLMFDSLDVGILAFVVVVLKNAWHLTAQQVGMLGSINLVGMAVGAAMAGMLADRFGRKNVFLWTLLVYSLATGASALAVGFASLFVLRFLVGWGLGGELPVATTFVLESSPEQERARRVVWLESFWALGSLVSAILSYFVIPTLGWRIAFLIGAVPALYAIVLRRELPESPLFKKLSKTKKESPWSKFSLLWSQTNRTQTIVLWVLWFSILFAYYGMFLWLPSIMVGKGFSVVRSFGYTLLMTLAQFPGYISAAYLVETWGRKKVLVLYSILSAFFSLLFGFAPNTAVLLIAGLGLSFFNLGAIGSLYAFSVEQYPTAYRGTGMGWAMGFGRIGGLIAPYLVGILVGTHVAISSIFGMFFVITLIAALVAWIWGLETKGRASVS